GAAGCAGAACGGAATGACAAGGGTTGGTGGGCAGTGCCGTAGGAGTAGGAGTGATTGCTAATTGAGCTTAAAATAGCTATTTTCAAGGCAGGCAGCGGGAGCGGGCTTAAGGCGGCAATTTTCTAACCGAAACTCACTATGACATCCAAGATCGCATCTTCCTTGTTGATTGTTATTCTTTTGTTTGTGACTGGGGTTGCACAGGCGGCTTCGCCGAGGCCGGCGTGGGCGCAACACTGCATGGTCTCCAGCGCGGACCGGATGGCGACGGAAGTGGGAGTGGATGTGCTGAAGAGGGGCGGAAATGCCGTAGACGCGGCGGCCGCGGTGGCGCTGGCGCTGGGTGTAACGGAAAGCTTTTCCAGCGGCTTGGGCGGGGGCTGCTTTATCCTGATCCGGATGGCAGACGGGCGAACGGTGGCGATTGACGGGCGGGAGACGGCTCCGGCCAAGGCTACACGGCTGATGTATGTGCCGAAGGATACCACCAAGGCTTCGGATCTGTCCACCGCCGGGCCGCTGGCATCGGGGACGCCGGGAGAACTGGCGGCGCTGGATCTGGCGATTCGCAATTACGGCAAACTGACGCTGGCGGATGATATTTCGGGAGCGGTGGCGCTGGCCGATACCGGGTTTGTGGTCAATATGCGCTATGCGCGCGCGCTGAAGTCGGAGCAGGAGTTGCTGGGCCGCTTCCCCGGAACGAAAGCAATTTTCTTCAAGAATGATAAGCCTCTGGCCTTTGGAGAAAGGCTGGTGCAGACGGATCTGGCAAAGACGATGAAGCGGATTCAGGCAGAGGGGATCGGGGCTTTCTATTCAGGTTCGATTCCGCAGATGGTGGAAGCCTACATGAAGGCCAACGGCGGCATTCTCAGCGCCAAGGATTTTGCCTCCTACAAGCCGCTGACGCGGGAGCCTGTGCGCGGGAGCTACAAAGGGTATGATGTGATTTCCATGCCGCCGCCGTCTTCAGGGGGAATTCACGTGGTGGAAATCCTGAATCTGCTGGAACCGTACGATCTGAAATATCTGGGCGCGGGTTCGTCGGATGAGATCCATCTGATTTCCGAAGCGATGGGAATCGCCTTTGCCGACCGGGCACAGTATTTGGGAGATCCGGATTTTGTGAAGGTGCCGACGGCGGGTCTGCTAAGCAAAGACTATGCGACGGAACGCCGCAGCCATATCAGCCCGCTGGCGCACGAAAAGCTGGCCGAAGGCGGTCAGCCGGGCGCGTATATGCGCAGCGACACGGCGAGCACTCCGCCGCGCAGCCACACGACGCACCTGTGTGTAGTGGATTCGATGGGGAATATGGTCTCGATCACGGCGACGGTGAATACGCCGTTCGGCTCGGGTGTGATTGTGCCGGGCACGGGATTCTTCCTGAACAACGAGATGGACGACTTTGTCACGTGGCCGGGGAAGCCGAACTACTTTGGCTTAGTCGGAAATGCGGCCAACGAAATTGCGCCGGGCAAGAGGCCTTTGTCGTCGATGTCGCCGACCATTCTGACCAAAAACGGAAAACCGTTTATGGTGGTGGGCAGCATGGGTGGGCCGCGGATCATTACCAGCGTGGTGCTGACGCTGCTGAACCTGATTGATCAGGGAATGAATGTTCAAGAGGCGATGGACTTTCCGAGGTTCCACCAGCAATGGATGCCGGACCAGCTTTACGTGGAGTCGGATACGCCGATGGATGTGCAGGTCAATTTGCGGAATAAGGGGCACAACGTCCGTCCTCAGAGCAGGTGGGCGGCAGTCACAGCGATTGTGGCGGATAGCACCTATGGTGGCTGGTGGGGTGGGGCAGACAGCCGGGTGGACGGGCTGGCCAAGGGGTTTTGAGGCGTTTACCGCACAAAATTGCCAATCCGGGACAGAAAGAGTTGACAATATACGGTGCTCTCTGTATATTGCCGTTAAGCTCAATCAGTTTCAATGAATGCTATGTCCAAGATTGGTACGCGGATTCGGCAGGCCCGTAAGCAGGCGGGGAGTTCACAGGAAGACCTGGCCGAACGGATAAATGTGAACCGTTCCTATCTGTCACTGGTAGAGAACGGCAAATCTTCTCCGACGTTTGAGTTTCTGGAGAAGATTGCCACGGGCTTGAGCATAAAAGTTGAAGATTTGGTATTGGGGCAGTCCATTGCGGGACTGGTGAATCTGGATTCTGATGAAGGCCCGCTGTATGAAGGGTTGGCGGAACTTCTGCGGGACGAAGAGCAGATGCTGCTCATGAACCCTTCACCCGACGAGATGAACATTTTGAGAAATATCCGCGTGGATGCACGCTATCACCCGTCCAAGAGGTTTTTCGTCGAAGCCCTGCTGGACTATCGGAAGAACAGGTTGGCGCGGTAGGTCGGCACGGATAGTTCATAAACGACTACATTCCTAAAACATTTTTAGAAAGACGCTTTGACATGAAATTCTCCAACACCGTCAGAGATGGTATTCTGGTTTTTTCGTTGAAGGGCAAGATCATGGGCGGGCCGGAGTCCGCGGCCTTTCACGAAGAGTTGCGCAAGTCCGTTGCCGGCGGGCAGCGGAAGGTCATTCTGGACCTGGGCGAAGTGGAGTGGATGAATAGCTCGGGCCTTGGGCTGCTGATTTCGGCGTTGACGACCGTTCGGGCGGGCGGCGCGGAGATGAAGCTGGCGCGGGCCACGGACAAGATCACGTCGCTGCTGGTCATCACCAAGCTGAATTCGGTTTTCGAAGCTTATCCCGACGTTGAAGATGCCGTTGCCAGCTTCTCCTGACCGTCCCCCAAAATCGCTGGTGCACGACCTCGGCCTGCCCGGTTTGCGCGCGCAGGCTGAGGATGCTCCGTTCGGCGACCGGCTGCGCGTGCTGGATGAGCGGCTGCGGGAACTCTCGGATCTGTCCGCGGAGTTGCTCGAGTCGTTGCGCAACGGCCAGCCGGATCCGGTCCTTGCCGAGCGCTTTGTCGCGGTGTGGCGGGAAGCGGTGCGCGGCGACGCGGTGCTCGAACTGTTCCGTGAAGTGGAACGCGAGCGCCAGGAGAATCAGACGCTGATGGACATCAGCATGAAGCTCTCCAGCGCGTCAGCGATTGAGGACGTGCTGCGCACGATTCTTGACCTGTTGAAGCAGGTGGTGGCATTCGACGCGGCGGGCATCTTCGTGTACAACCGCGAGATGGGGCAGATCGAAATCGACATGCTCTCAGGCTATGAGGGCGCGTCGCGCGAACTGATTCACCGCAAGTTTCAGGAAGCGGTGAAGGCCGGGCAGGGGATTGTGGGCACGGTGATTCAGACCGGGCATCCGATCTATGTGCCGGACATCCGCGAAGATCCGCGCTACATTGCGGTGCGCGAGACGACTCTGTCGGAACTGGCGGTGCCGATTGTGCTGCGGGACGAAGTGGTGGGAGCCTTCAACCTCGAATCGGATGAGGTGGATGCTTTCACCGAGCGGGATCTGCGCAGCCTGACGACATTTGCCAACCATGCGGGCGTGGCCATCGAGCGCGCGCGCACGGACCGGTTGCGGCAGCATTCGCGGCGGATTCAGGAAGAGATTCATCTGGCGCGGCGGATTCAGATGTCGTTTCTGCCGGGTACGCTGCCGAGTTTTGCGCCCTATGATCTGGCGGGGATGAATTTCCCGTCGAGCGAAGTGGGCGGCGACTACTTCGATTTCATCTGCATCACCGACAACGACATGGGAGTCGCGATCGGTGATGTGACGGGACATGGCGTCGGCGCGGCGCTGTTGATGGCGAATTTCCGCGCCTGTCTGCGGATCGAATCCCGCAACAATTTTGCGATCCGCACGATTCTCGGCAAGGTGAACGATTACCTGTACGAGACCAACATGCCGGATAGCTTCGTGACGGCGGTGTACGGCGTGCTGGACCGGCGGCACAACACCTTCAGCTATTCGAACGCGGGGCACAACCCGCCGTTCCGCATGAGACGGGACGGGAGCGTCGAACAGCTCGAAGTAGGCGGCCTGATTCTCGGAGCGTTTCCCAGCGTGATCTACAAGGAGACGACGATCTCGCTGCAGCCGGGAGACCTGCTGGTGTTTTACACCGACGGCGTGACGGAAGCGCACGACGCCGACGGCAACGAATTCGGCCTGGAGCGGCTTGTGGATCTGGTGCGCGAGCACCGGGATCTGCCCGCGGCCCACATGGTTCGCCGCATCTGTGATACGGTGCATGATTATCAGTCCGCCGCTTCGACACAGGACGACCTCACACTTTCCATCATCAAGTATGTCTCAACCATTGAAGGTTGATATGCTGCGCATCCCCTCTTCCCTTGAGGAACTTCCGCACGTTGATGCGGAGGTGGAACGTATTGCCCTTGAAATGGGCTTCAACGACGACGCGCGCGCAGATCTTGGCATCTGCGTGACTGAAGCGGCCGGCAATGCGATCACGCACGCTCACCATGAGCGCCCGGATCTGTTTGTGGAAATCCGCTTCGAACAGTTTCCCGATTCGCTGCGCGTGGTGGTGCGGGATCACGGGCCCGGCTTCGACGTGGAGAAGGTGCCCGATCCGACGCTGCCCGAGAATCTGATGAAGGCGAGCGGGCGGGGGCTGCATGTGATCCGCATGCTGATGGACGGAGTGGAAGTCAAGCGCCTGCCCGACGGCATGTGCATTGCCATGACCAAGAAACTGAACTCCAAAGCCGCGTGAGAACTGCACTCTATCCGGGCACCTTCGATCCCATCACCTTCGGGCACATGGATGTGATCCGCCGCGCGGCGGAACTGTTTGACCGCGTGATCGTCACCCTGGCCGTCAATTCGTCGAAGACCACCCTGTTTACGGTGCAGGAGCGGCGGGCGCAGATTGAAGAGGCGGTGAAGGGAATCGCGCATACCGAAGTGGGCGAATGCCGGGGCTTGCTGGTGGACTATGCGCATCAGCAGAAGGCGGTGGCGATTGTACGCGGGGTGCGCGCGGTCTCCGATTTCGAATATGAATTTCAGATGGCGCTGACCAACCGCAAACTGGCGGAAGACATCACGACGGTATTTCTGATGCCGCACGAACGGTACACGTACCTGAACAGTTCCATCGTGCGGGAAGTCGCGCGGCTGGGCGGCCATGTAGAATGTTTTGTCCCGGGGTTTATCGCCGAAGCGATGGCCCGCAAGTTTTCTGAGGAGAAGCGGTGATCCCGCGAATCGGACTGGACCTGGAGCCGGGAGTGCAGATCGCCCGCCTCATCCCGGACCTTGATCTGCTGGACGTGGCGTACGGCGCGGTGCGCGGCGGGGCTCAGATCATTCTGCTGCCCGTTTCTGTCTTTGTGACCTCCACTACCTACACGCCGGACCTGTTCAACCGGCCCGGGCTGCCGTTGTTTGCGGTGAAGACGGAAGAAGACGATCTGGACCGGGTGCCGGGATTGGGTGTGGCGCCGGACCGGGTGGTGGTAACGGGAGCGCGCGGCACGACGATTTCGGACGTGAGCCGGGTGGCGGACGTGTCGCAGCGTGTGGTGGGCACGAACCAGGAGATCGGCGTGCTGGTGGCGCCGGATCCGGTGGCGATTAAGGAACTATCCCGCGCGCGGGTGCAGTGGGCGTATTTCTCCACGGAAAATGTGTACCACGCGGCCAGCCGCGAAGAGGCGGAAGCGGAAACGGCGCGAATCGCTTCGGCGGCGCTGGCTGCCAACCGGTTGAATTTGCGGGTGGCATTGTACGGGCCGACGGGACGGCATTTGCCGCCGAGTCTGGGCGCGATGGCGCACATTGAAGAGATTTATCCGGCTCCCGATCTGTGGGCGATGGCGCTGCGCCTCGGATGGGAAGGAGCCATTTCCGAATACCGGTTCCTGCTGCGCTGAATTTCCTTCTATGAAGCACCGCTACTTTGCGTGGCTCCTCCTGATTGCCGGCATGGTCTGGTGCCGCGCGGGATTCGTGGAGGATGTCTTTTACAACATCGACGAGGCGGAGTACGCGGTCGCAGGCAGCGCGATGAACCACGGCTGGCTGCCCGGCGTGGATCTGCTGGGGAGCACAAAGCCGCCGGGCATCTCGGCGCTGTTCAATGTGCTCTTTCATATCTTCGGCCACAATCTTGGCGCGGTGCACGTTGTCCATGTCGTGATCATGATCGCGACGGGCATGCTGGTGATGGAACTGGCGATAGCGCTGTGGGGGATGGCGGCGGCGATACCGGCGGCGGTATTGTTCTGGATGGTGTCCAACACGTACCACATTCCCTCGGAGACGCTGGCGCTGAATGTGGAATCGCCCGAAATGCTCTTGGCCGTGGCGGCGCTGCTGCTGGCCTGGATGAAACCGCAGAAGCGGTGGGCGCTGGTGGTGGCGGGTGCGGCGCTGGGGATGGGCGCGCTGTTCCGGCAAAGCGTGGTGTTTTTCGCGCTGCCCATGGCAGCGGCGATCTGGCGGGAACCTTCGCGGCGGCTGTATCGCATGTCGCACGTCGCGGCGGGTTTTGTGCTGGCGTGGCTGCCGTTGCTGGCGATTTATGCCGCGTCGGGAGCGCTGGGGTGGGCGTGGGATAGCTGGGTGCGGTACCCGATTGCCTATTCGGGCGACGGCGGCATGGAGATGTTCTTCGGCGCGTTGAATGATTACGGCTCGACCTTTGTAACCGAAGCGACCGTGCCACTGGCGCTGCTGATCGGCGGGATTATTCTTCAGTGGCGGGACCGCTCAACACCACGCGCAAAGTTCCTGTTGTGGATGACGGCCGCTGCGACGCTGGCGCTGTGTGCAGGGTCGCGCTTCTTCGGGCACTACTGGATACAGATTTTCCCCGTGGCAACGCTGCTGGGCGTGTCAGTGTGGCTGAAACTGGCGCAGGGCACAAAGGTCATGAAGCGGCTGCTGGGGGCGGCGGTGGTGATCGGCGGGATCATGGCGATACTGCATTTTCCCACGTGGCGGAGTTGGGACCCGGATCCGATCCCCGCGGGCTTCGGGCACTACTCGATAGGAGCGGATCAGCTCGAAGTGACCATCGGTCACTTTGCGCGGGCCAACACCACACAGGATGAGACGATTACAGTGTGGGGATATTGCCCGCAAATCTACTATTATGCGGACCGTCTGCCGGGAACACGCGACTACCTGTGCCATTACACCACGGGCTATTCTCCGGGGACCTTCGATCCGACGGCAGAGCGCGCGGTGCGGTCCGAAGGGCATCCCCAGGCCAAGCAGATGTTCCTTGATGATCTGGAGAAACGCAAGCCGAAATACATCATCGACTTGGTGCAGGTCAGAGCATACGCGTTTCCGTTTTACAATTATTCATTGCGGGACTATCCGGAGCTGGCATCCTACGTGCGCCGGAACTATCTTCCCGAAGGCAAAATCGGCGAGGCGCTGATCTATCGCCGCCGCACGGCGAGCGATACGTGGCAGCCTGCCGATCAGGATGTGAAGTAGGGAGGGGATCTTAGTCCGCAGATGATTGCAGCAGTGGACGGTCCCATGAGGCAGCGGTGGATTGCCTGGCTGATACTGGCCGCGGGCATGCTGATATGCCGCGCGGCGTTTCTCGAGAGCGTCGTTTACAACATCGACGAAGCGGAATACGGAGTGGCCGCGCGGGGTCTTGACCACGGGCTGCTGCCGGGCGTGGATTTTCTCGGGTCGAACAAGACTCCGGGGATTGTGTTTTTGTATGGCGCGCTGTTTCATCTCTTCGGCTCATCGTTGATCGTCACGCGGGTGGCGTACATTCTGATGCTGGTGGTGGAAGGCGGGCTGCTGGTGGAACTGGCTATCCGTCTGTGGGGCGCGACGGCGGCGATTCCGGCGGCGCTGCTGTTCTGGATGGTTGCCAACAGTTTCGATATTCCGCCCGACATGATTCCGCTGAACACGGAAGGCGCCGCCATGCTGGTGGCGGTGCTGGCGGTGTGGCTGGCCTGGTGGAGACCGAAGGACATCCGGGCGGTGCTGGGTTCCGGCGCGGCACTGGGACTGTCGGTGCTGTTCCGGCAGAGTTCAGTGTTCTTTATTCTTCCGGTGTTCAGCGTGCTGATGCTGGCGCCGGGACAACGCGTGAAGCGCAGCGTGATGCTTGCGACGGGAGCGCTGACGGTGTGGGCGCCCGTATTGGCGGTGTATGGGGCAAAGCACGGGCTGGGGTGGGCGTGGGATAGTTGGGTGCGGTATCCGCTGGAGTATGCGGGCGACACGGGCATCAACGGATTCGCGGCGCGGCTTGCCTACATGGCCAGTGAATTCGGATTTCAGTTGATGGTTCCTGTAGCCTTGGCGATCTATGGCGCGGTTTTGCTGATTCGCCATGGACGCAAGGAACAGTTTGTCTTGCTGGGATCGCTGCTGCTGGGTTCGTTTCTGGCGCTGTGTACGGGGTCGCGGTTCTTCGGACATTACTGGGTGCAGATGTATCCCATTGTGGTGCTGTCGGCTGTTTCAGCATGGCAGTGCATGGCACAGGGAACGAAACGGACGAAGCTGCTATTGACAAGCCTGGCACTGGTGGCGGGACTTGTGGCGCTGACGCACTACAACACGTGGCGGACGTGGGACCGTTATGCGCCGCCTCGCGGAATCTCCTTTTTCCGCCTCGGGGTGGAAAATGACGAGGTGAAACTGGGCGCGTTTGCCAAGGAGCACACGTCACCGGACGAGAAGATTTGCGTCTGGGGCTACTGTCCACAGATTTACTGGTATGCGGAACGGTTGCCTGCCGTGCGGGATTTCATCTGCCACTATGTGGTGGGATACTCGCCGGGGGTGTCCAATCTGGTCATGGGGCAGAGTGAGCGGCGCCTGGGTCATCCACGGGCCGTGCAGATGTTCCTTGAAGACCTTGAGCGCAACAGACCGAAGTATATTTTCGATCTGACGCCGGTCAAGCGGTACACGTTTGCGTTCACATACTATCCGATGTCGAGCAGTCCGCTGGTGGCGGACTATGTGCTGGCGAACTATGTGCCGGACAGCCGGATCGGAGAAGCGGAGATTTACCGCCGCCGGACTCCCGCAGACACGTTGCAGCCGGGATCATCCGATCTGGAGCCTGCCGAAGAGTAAGTGTTCGGATTCGTTGCCGGTCGCCATCTGGGAGGGTTCCCGTGAAACAGCGGTGGTTGGCATGGCCGGTGGTGGCGCTCGGTATGGTGATTTGCCGCGCGGCATTTCTGGAAGATGTTGTCTACAACATCGATGAGACGGAGTACGCGGTGGCGGCGCACGGGCTGGATCACGGCTGGCTGCCCGGTGTGGATTTGCTGGGCACAACCAAGCCGCCCGGTGCGGCCGTGCTGTACAATGTGCTCTTTCATCTGTTTGGCCCATCGCTGACGGCGGCGCACGTCACGCAAACGGTGGTGATGATTGCGGCGGGAATTGCCGTGATCGAGTTGGCGATAGCGTTGTGGGGATTGACGGCGGCGCTGCCTGCGGCCTTCCTGTGGTGGGTGCTGTGCAACAGTTACGGCCTGCCGCCGGAGATGTTCAGCCTGAATGTGGAATCGCCCGGACTGGTTTTGCTGGCGCCCGCGCTGCTGCTGGTCTGGAAGCGGCCGCAGCGCAGGTGGTCGCTGATTGCGGCGGGAGGTGCCGTGGGGTGCGCGGCGCTTTTCCGGCAGAGTTACGCGGTGTTTCTGCTGCCGTTGATGGTGGCGGTGTGGGCGATTCGCCCGCAGCGACTGAAGCGCGCGGTGGGGACGTTGGCGGGGTTCGCGCTGCCGTGGGTGATAACGGGCATCGTGTACGCGTCATCGGGCGGACTGGCCTGGGCGTGGGATTCGTGGGTGCGGTATCCGCTGACCTATGCCGGGGATGTGGGTGTTTCCGGGTTTATGCAGGCGCTGCTGATCAACGGAACGGAATTTTTCAAGCAGGCGATTATGCCGCTGTGCCTGGCGGTATTCGGCTGCGGATTGTTGATGCAGAGGTGGCCGTCGGCGCGGACGAAGTTCGTGGCGGCGACCGTAGTGGCGTCCTTTCTGGCGCTGTGCGCGGGCTCGCGGTTCTGGGGGCATTACTGGCTGCAGGTGTATCCGGCGCTGGCAGTGACGGGAGTGTATGCGTGGTTATGGCTGAACCGGCGGTTTGCGCGGTATCGCGTGGCGGTGAGCGGCGCGATTGTGATTGCCGGGCTGATTCTGGGGATGCGGCTGCCGACGTGGCGGACATGGGACTTTACGGCGCCACCGCGCGGCATTTCCTATTCGCGGCTGGACGATGAGCAGACCGAGCGGGAGATCGGACGGTTTGCCATGGCGCACACGGCAAGCGATGAGACGATTGTGGTGTGGGGCTATTGTCCGCAAATCTATTATTACGCGCGACGGCTGCCGGGAGTGCGCGATTATCTTTGCCACTACATTACGGGCTATTCTCCGGGCTCATTCGATCCCTTTACGGAGCGCGCGCCGCGGGAGCAAGGGCATTCGATGGCGCAGCGGATGTTTATCGAGGATCTGGAGCAGCGGCGGCCCAAGTATGTGTTTGACCTCGTGCTGATAGACGATTACCCGTTTACATTTCTGAATTATTCGCTGCGGGATTACCCTGACCTGGCCTCGTACATGCGCGAGACGTACCTGCCGGAGGGCCAGGTGGGGCGGGCGCTGGTATACCGCCGGCGTACGGCACAGGATACGTGGATTCCCGACGCCAAGGATGTCGAGTAGATTACTTACCCGGAGAGCACCTATGCCAGAGAGACTGATTTCTAAGTTCCCCGAGATCGCCGAGATTACCGACCTTGACCTGCGTCAGAAGACCATTGCCGTCTTTCAGGATGCTCTGACCATGGGCGGCTGGAGTGTCGATGACCTCGAGCGGATCCCGTTCACGCTGCTGATTCCCAATTGCGAGGTCAGCCTTCTGGCGCATACCCGCAGCGTGGTGCAGACGGCGCTGAAGATCGCCGAGGTGCAGGAAGCCTTCTACAACAAGTATTATCAGCTTGACCGCGACATTCTGCTGACGGGCGCTATCTTGCACGACGTGGGTAAATTGATGGAATACGCCGAGACGGAGAAGGGATTTATCAAGAGCCCGGCGGGCAAGATCATGCGCCATCCATTTTCGGGCGCCGCTCTGGCCATGAAGCACGGGTTGCCCGTCGAAGTGCAGCACATCATCGCCGTCCATGCGCACGAAGGCGACGGCGCGTACCGTTCGCCCGCCGCCGTGATTGTTCACCATTCCGATTTCATTAACTTCGAGCCGCTGCGCGATTTGCTGAAGTGATGATCGCGCAGGCTTACCTTTTTTTCACCCTATTTGAAAGACCGTGCACCCCGCACGCACACCGCATGAAATTTCCCGTAGAACCTTTCCGCATCAAAACTGTCGAACGTATTCGCCAGACGACGCGCGAAGAGCGCGAAGAGTATTTGAAGAAGGCCGGATTGAATATTTTTGCCGTGCCTTCGGATTCGATTTATGTTGACCTGCTGACGGACAGCGGCACGTCCGCGATGAGCGATCAGCAGTGGGGCGGGCTGATGACGGGCGACGAAGCCTACGCCGGCTCCCGCAGTTTTTACCGCTTCGAAGCGGCGGTAAAGGACATCACCGGATTTCCGAACGTGATTCCCACGCACCAGGGACGCGTGGCCGAGAACCTGCTGTTTTCGACGATCTGCAAGCCGGGGAAGATTGTCCCCAGCAACACGCATTTCGACACCACCCATGCCAACGTGACGGCCAACGGCGGCGACGCGCGCAACCTGCCGATCGATGCGGCGCTGGTGCCGTCCGAGCAGCATCCCTTCAAGGGAAACATGAACCTTGAGGCTCTGGAAAAGACGCTGGCGGCGGACGCGGCGAACATTCCGATGGTGGTGATGACCGTCACCAACAATTCGGCGGGCGGACAGCCGGTGTCGATGGAGAATATCCGGGCGACGTCGGTCCTCTGCAAGAAGTACAAGGTGCCCTTCTTCCTCGACTGTGCGCGCTACGCGGAAAACTGCTGGTTCATCCACGAACGCGAAGCGGGCTACAAGAACAAAAAGGTGATCGACATTGCGCGGGAGATGTTCAGCTACGCGGACGGCACGTGGATGTCCTCCAAAAAGGACGCGCTGGTGAATATGGGCGGCTTCATTGCAATGAAGGACTCCGCGCTGACGCAGACGATCAAGACCAAGCTGATTCTGATCGAAGGCTTTCCGACCTACGGCGGTCTGGCGGGACGTGACCTTGAAGCCATTGCCATCGGTTTGTACGAAGCGCT
The sequence above is a segment of the bacterium genome. Coding sequences within it:
- a CDS encoding tryptophanase, which codes for MKFPVEPFRIKTVERIRQTTREEREEYLKKAGLNIFAVPSDSIYVDLLTDSGTSAMSDQQWGGLMTGDEAYAGSRSFYRFEAAVKDITGFPNVIPTHQGRVAENLLFSTICKPGKIVPSNTHFDTTHANVTANGGDARNLPIDAALVPSEQHPFKGNMNLEALEKTLAADAANIPMVVMTVTNNSAGGQPVSMENIRATSVLCKKYKVPFFLDCARYAENCWFIHEREAGYKNKKVIDIAREMFSYADGTWMSSKKDALVNMGGFIAMKDSALTQTIKTKLILIEGFPTYGGLAGRDLEAIAIGLYEALDEEYLNYRTSQVRYLGDMLTDGGVPIVLPVGGHAVFVDAAKFCPHIPPEQFPGVSLTVAMYREAGIRGVEIGSLMFEEKDKATGKAIHPPLELVRLAIPRRVYTMSHMQYVGESILEIYKTRNTLRGVRLTYEAPLLRHFTARMEEI